ATGGGCGTGGCTTCCACTTCACCCTGCCCGATGGCATTGGATACAATCGCTGTGGCACGCCAGCCGCCGTTCGGATACATTTTCTTATAGGTTTTTGATGTCGGGACCCGGCCGCGTTTTCCCGTAGGAAGGTCATAGCCCATAAAATCCCCCAATCCGAAACTGCGCACGTGTTTGCTCCAGACATCGACTGCGGCTGCGGGTTTTACATATTTGTTGATCGTCCGCAGATAGACATTCCCGAAATAAGCGTTACACGAGTTGTAAATTCCGTTGTGCAGCTGGTGCGGCCCAAAACCGTGGCATTTCATAAAACGCCCTCGCGCATAACTGAATCCGTGATGGCACATAAACGTCGTCTGCTCGTCAATAACCCCTTCCTGCAAGCCGACAAGTCCCGTCATGATCTTAAACGGTGATCCGGGTGCGTATTGGGCCAGCAACCCACGGTCAAACAAAGGTTTGGCTATCGAATCCCGCCAAAGCATCGTGTAATTCCTCGAACGCTGCCTTCCTACCAACAATGACGGGTCATACGAAGGGGCTGTGACCAGTGCAAGGATTTCGCCGGTCTTTGGTTCAATGGCAACAATCCCGCCTCGTTTGTTAATCATCAATTCTTCGCCATATTGCTGCAGGACGGCATCTATGCTCAGCGTAATGTCTTCGCCACGCACAGCAATCGTGTCAAAACGGCCTTCCTTATAAGGCCCGATGTCTTTGTTGAATTTGTTCATCTGGCGGTATTTCACGCCTTTTACGCCGCGGAGTATCTTTTCGTAACTTTCCTCAACGCCTTGGATCCCGATCAAATCACCGGAATTATAATATGGATTGTTGTCGATGATCTTCTGGTTCACCTGTGCAATCGATCCGAAGACATTCGCACCCACATGCACCTGATAATCGCGTAGTGACCGTTTTACAATGTCAAAACCCGGAAACTTGCGCTGCTTTTCCTGGAAGGCCGCATATTCTTTCTTGTTAAGCTGAGGCAGGAAAACCGACGGCAGCATGGGGCTGTAATTTTTGGCTTTCGTCAATATCCTGA
The nucleotide sequence above comes from Flavobacterium magnum. Encoded proteins:
- a CDS encoding peptidoglycan D,D-transpeptidase FtsI family protein, translating into MRKVLLPTVIIIAGIMILARLFYLQLIDESLKLKSENISIKKKFDYPERGYIYDRNGKLLVANQPSYDIMVTPRNVRDIDTTEFCSLLNITREDFIRILTKAKNYSPMLPSVFLPQLNKKEYAAFQEKQRKFPGFDIVKRSLRDYQVHVGANVFGSIAQVNQKIIDNNPYYNSGDLIGIQGVEESYEKILRGVKGVKYRQMNKFNKDIGPYKEGRFDTIAVRGEDITLSIDAVLQQYGEELMINKRGGIVAIEPKTGEILALVTAPSYDPSLLVGRQRSRNYTMLWRDSIAKPLFDRGLLAQYAPGSPFKIMTGLVGLQEGVIDEQTTFMCHHGFSYARGRFMKCHGFGPHQLHNGIYNSCNAYFGNVYLRTINKYVKPAAAVDVWSKHVRSFGLGDFMGYDLPTGKRGRVPTSKTYKKMYPNGGWRATAIVSNAIGQGEVEATPIQLANMIAAVANQGYYYTPHIIKKIKGEKIDPKFTKKHVSTIDRKYFAPMISGLFDVYNFGTASALKVEGINICGKTGTAENFTRIGGKKIQLKDHSIFVAFAPMENPKIAIAVFVENGGFGATIAGPIASLMIEKYLRGKITRTDLEKRILEKSLKSEYERFTKKNSDTLTNIKPEPIDSTQVEN